A section of the Harmonia axyridis chromosome 2, icHarAxyr1.1, whole genome shotgun sequence genome encodes:
- the LOC123673230 gene encoding facilitated trehalose transporter Tret1-like — translation MYLKYLNDGDRSVCNEYLAVILSCIIYYICGVHTGWTSPSLAKLQSDEYPFEISNEEASYMAILGPIGDIVGEISYTFFADKIGRKNTLLLAGVPMMCSWVLIYTSQISPIMIYVARFLGGICMGTAISVSPMYTAEISRPEIRGKLGVISVFSFMSGVITINLIGKFLTIHQSALIFLSVVIMFFLTFSSMPKSPYYLLMKGRKEEAERSLRFFRRSSDVTKEALSLSADVERQLSESGSYKDLFTFRANRKALTLMILGRIFQQLTGSTALTMYGQHLLQGSSQIIEPQFAITIISIGQAVCVILCGSISDRFGRVPLLIYTTGVCSVSLLVMGIYFSLRDFTDLNPSVITPILVYGVYFLVYQTGIGSLLNVLLGEMFSASVKPKAIAVANITYSLTVLFSTKFYQISFDYLHISVFFYSCAICTFVGTVYFKCCFPETKGKELEQIQMELGHKGRRKSKKVTKEGV, via the exons ATGTACTTGAAGTATTTGAATGATGGTGACAGAAGTGTATGTAACGAATACTTGGCTGTGATTTTAT cttgCATCATATATTACATATGTGGCGTACACACAGGATGGACTTCACCGTCCTTAGCGAAACTCCAATCGGACGAGTATCCCTTCGAAATATCCAACGAGGAAGCGTCATACATGGCCATACTTGGACCCATCGGCGACATTGTAGGAGAAATATCATACACGTTTTTCGCCGATAAAATCGGTAGAAAAAACACGTTACTCTTAGCCGGAGTACCGATGATGTGTTCATGGGTTCTAATATACACATCTCAAATTTCACCAATAATGATCTACGTGGCACGATTCCTAGGAGGAATTTGTATGGGAACAGCCATTTCGGTGTCACCAATGTATACAGCTGAAATATCTCGTCCAGAAATTAGGGGAAAATTGGGAGTGATATCAGTTTTCTCTTTCATGAGTGGAGTGATCACGATTAATCTAATAGGAAAATTTCTAACTATCCATCAGTCTGCTTTGATCTTCTTAAGTGTGGTAATAATGTTTTTCTTAACGTTTTCATCCATGCCCAAATCCCCATATTATCTCCTCATGAAAGGACGAAAAGAGGAAGCCGAGAGAAGTCTTAGGTTTTTCAGAAGATCCTCCGATGTCACCAAAGAAGCATTATCGTTGTCTGCCGACGTGGAAAGGCAACTAAGCGAATCAGGATCATACAAGGATCTTTTCACCTTCCGTGCAAATAGAAAAGCTCTAACACTCATGATTTTAGGAAGGATCTTCCAACAGTTGACCGGCTCAACCGCTTTGACGATGTACGGCCAGCATCTGCTACAAGGATCTTCTCAAATCATTGAGCCACAATTCGCCATCACCATAATCTCGATAGGTCAAGCAGTTTGCGTCATCCTTTGTGGTTCTATATCCGATAGATTTGGAAGGGTGCCGCTTTTAATCTACACTACCGGAGTATGTTCTGTTAGCCTCCTTGTCATGGgaatttatttttctcttaGGGACTTTACCGACTTGAATCCATCGGTTATTACGCCGATTTTGGTTTACGGTGTCTACTTCCTGGTATACCAAACTGGTATCGGGTCGCTTCTCAACGTTCTGCTCGGAGAAATGTTTTCAGCGTCAGTAAAGCCTAAAGCGATAGCTGTAGCGAACATAACATATTCCTTAACTGTTCTATTTTCGACTAAGttttatcaaatttcgtttgaTTATTTGCACAtctctgttttcttctattctTGCGCGATATGTACCTTTGTGGgtacagtttatttcaaatgttGTTTTCCAGAAACTAAAGGAAAAGAATTGGAGCAGATTCAAATGGAATTAGGACATAAGGGTAGGAGAAAAAGTAAAAAAGTTACAAAAGAAGGTGTTTGA